In Etheostoma spectabile isolate EspeVRDwgs_2016 unplaced genomic scaffold, UIUC_Espe_1.0 scaffold48, whole genome shotgun sequence, the sequence ccTGGAAGTCACTCTTTTTGGTCGGATATCCGTTacctttcactttctttttgttggaattttaaactggatttctgagaactatggttacctgctcctcagatctctgcagggtaaatccagacagctagctagactatctgtccaatctgagttttctgttaaaaCTTTTGGACACacgcatgttccaccaaaacaagttcctctcAGACTATTTTTCAGCGGCGCCGTGGCTCCGCCCGGCttaaggtctggcaatgcatgACTACTTGCAGTGTGATCCTTGTTGCGTCTAATCTCTCATGTtaaatgcatttcttttcatcCATCAGAAATCCTTTGGAAACTTCTGGCAGCTTTTGACTCCAGCCTAAGTGCTCTATGTTCAAAGTTTCTCTCCGAGGAGAGAGACAAGACAATGCAGTGTTTGGTGGATCTTCCCAGCACCAGCGGACGCTGGGGAACAACCTTCTGTCTCCTGCTggacctgctggagctgctgactGCATGCAGTGTCATATGTGGAGCTGGCGTCTGTCTGGAGAGTCCAAGAATGACCTACATTCACTCCTCAGCGCTCCTCAGGATAATCAGCTCCTCCTCAGAGTATTTTGTCAAAAAACGAGCGCTGCTGCTTCTGAAGAGAGCTGTTCATCAGAAGGCCGGAGAGGACTTGGCTTTAGGAGAAGTGCTGCTCACTGGGCTGAAACACAAGCACTTTGACTCGGACATGAGTGTGCTGTCTCAGAGTGTGTTAACAGCCGTGGCTGCGGATTGGTTGCACAGTGTTCAAGTGGAGTCTTCCTCATTCTTTGGGGGGACCAGATCCATCAGAGGGGAAGAAGGTCAGAAACCAGACTGTGTGATGCTGAGAGCTGTCAGCCTGCTTCTTCTCAAGTCCATGGAGCTTCACATCCAAACCGCTGGGGGAACAGGTGAGAATCCAGTAGAGCTGCAGCTAGTCTATatcatgacgttccacttctgggattgctccggtgctgcttAATTCAGCCGGATGTTGTTACCTtccgttttctttgtgttgtaattctaaactccggtggatttttgaggactatggttttatgctcctcagctctctgcagggtaaatccagacagctagctagactatctgtcgtccaatctgagttttcacaaataaaacaacctaaaacatacacattccaccaaaacaagttcctttccaagGTTATTTTGCAGGGGCACCATTGCTCAGTCCGGCGCATagcaagacgattgtgattggtttaaagaaatgccaataaaccagagcacatgtctctcccatcccggaatgctgtatggactagccagacctttctctgcagctctgtggaggaaggtctggcaatgcaagactaggctCCAACTAAAGATTAGTTTAAtagttgattattttctcaattagtTACCTGGTCtacaaactgacaaaaaattatgaaaaatatgGATCAGAgtttcccaaaagcccaagaAGAAGAGTCTTGTTCTGTCCACTACTCaaatatatttagtttactgtcacagaggagtgaagaaactagaaaatattcacatttaacaaccTATCATGTGATGTCACATGATAAATGTTTGAAGAAGTTGGTGCTGGGTTTAAAGTGAACTTTAGACTTCGAAGCTTTGGTATTTATCAACAGCGAATAGCCAGACTGTCTGACAAGTGACGACAGACGCAGTGTTGGTGAATGAATGCTCAGCCAGCTGGTGCCTCACTAGAGTATTAGCATTATGAACTGTTATTATACTGTTACTATTTCGATATTTATCAAATCGCCAGAAATCCAAGGGCAAGACCACCAGCCAAATGCTACGATAGCCTCTGAGCCTGAAACGAAGCGTTGACGCAGTCATGCACGTGGTGTGAGACttccatagactgttaatattacaGCCTATAGTGACTTTACAAGGGGTAGGGACTTGGAAGCCACTggtctgtgtgtgctgtaaaAAATACATCATTGATTGGAGAGAATAAAATGCAATTTGGATTTTATCTATGTGGGCGTATGGATGGGAAACACAGGGTTATGCTGATACCTGCCTTTGTCTTCTCACAGCAGGGGTGGACAGTGCCACAGAGGTGTCTGGGTATCTGCAGAGTCTGTGGGGCTTCCTGAGGCGGTGCGGTGTCCAGCTGACAGAGAACACTCATCGGTGCTGCTGGGTCAGCCTGCTGTTTGGCGAACAGGACGACGACATGATGGAGGCCGCCAAAGCTTTGTTGTCCATATTTCTCCATCACAGGTACAACAGGCGTACAGACCAATGTGTCATTCATTCTCATCATCAGTATGTATGTTTAACagtcagtgttgggcaagttacttccaaaatgtaatacattctAGATTAtaattactgtcatttgagagttagtagttatattacaatcttactgtctctgaattgtaatgctttatactgtgttactttcaccaaaataacagcgaAAGTACAACTTAGcaggtagcttgtgaattttACCACAGGATCAACAAAGTCTCATCTTTATCAACTTTAATGGACCAGCATTTATTCACAGTCTTCTGTATTATTAATCTCAATCTGCAgtaagtaactaaagctttaaagcaaATAGTGAAGTAAAAATCTAGGCCTACAATAGGcttaaaaatggaaatactcaattaaaaataCCTTGCTGTTGTATTGAAGTTCAGTATACTTACTTTCCATCGTTGATAAAATGTGATGCTTTTACCAGCCTAAACGTTAATTCCTGACATGTTTTTATCTGTCAGCTGCTCAGACACACTGCTGTCCATGCTGACAGGACACAGATGTCCGTAGcgttacctgttgggacacagatgttacgcagtcatctcaaccatcaaattccagcaacaggaaatactaatcactgactttttttctctggTGCCAAAATGTTTCGAGGTGCCagtgaattcttaaaaaaaccGAAACCCCACTTAATTTCGGGTTAAAATGCGTTGTAACTCGCGATACTGACATTGTAATGGGTATGATATTACCAAAATTGTATTAGTAATGCGTTATATTACTGTGTTacagaaaaaaggaatacattactgtaattgttaCTTTTGTAGCATGTTACGCCCAACACTGGTTACAGTATAATGTCAGAAAGGGGCTTTTCACAACACTGTGGCTTGTTTTACACATCAGTTCAGCAACCACTATTTATGACTGGGTACAAGTTTGATGGATGAGGCAAATAAACCATAGCACATAATAAAAGACTGAAAACCACACAGATTGCATCAAGTTTCACTGGGATTCTCTGATGTTTCTCCCTGCAGAATGTGTTCTGGGCTGGATGACTTTGCTGTGTTGGAGGCGGCCTGTGCCTCTGGCTGCAACCCTCACTGCCActtcctgctgctgcttcagAGCATCTCCTTTGACCACAGCATCCTCCTGGACTTCCTCATTTCCACTGAAACCTGCTTCCTGGAGTACTTTGTGCGATACCTCAAATACCTGCGAGCGGACTGGCAGGGCTTCACTGCAGCGTGCGGAAGAATCCGCTCGCTGCACTTTCATCTCTCCCTGCAGCAGTCTCTTACTGCCTCATGTGCTGCTGATACTTTAAAGGTGACATGTAAGGGTGAGTCAGATCGGGTTAAATTCAGCTCCTGTGCCCAGTCCGAACCAGTGGGAAGGGTCAGTTTGGCTGCTGGTTTTCACCTGGTAGAGTACGATAGTTCTGACGAGTCTGATCCAGAGAACATGGAGGTTTCTCAGGATGAACCAGAGGCACTTGTATGCGACAAAAGTACATTTAGTGCCTTCGATGTGAAACAAGAGATCAGTGGACCAACAGTACCTATCAGGCAGAAACAATATGAGGCGTCTGAGATGGGGCCTCACCCGGGCCAGGTGGCCTGGGAAACATTAGCCAGAGCAGTCGTCTGTATGTCAGAGCTCAGAGAGGTGGTGACCAGGCTGCAGACAAAGAAACTCTTCCCATACAACCCCTCTTCACTCCTGAAGCTCTTAGCACAAGTAGAGAACTGTTCCAAGCTATCACGTCTCTTACATTTCAATAAATGATAAAGATGTACAACATATGTTTTGTTTGGTTATGAAGCTTAATTAAAATGGTCCAGTGTTTTAagttactaaaaaaaaagttattaattACAGTTACCAGTTATTTCTCTCAAAAGTAATTGAATTACTTTACTAACTACTGCATTTGAGAGTGACTATTTACTAGGGAATAGAGCTGCACGATATGACGAAAATATGCGATAACGTTTGAATGTTGCCATGATGATATTACCTGCGATAagtaaacagatattaaagtgtactcagttctgcccTTCTGCGGCTTTCAGAAtcctgctaaaatacaacaaagttcttattaaatataaaacaaatttaaaggaaataatttccaacattctttaactaaccctcatgttttcctctggtcagattgacccgttttcctatatcaatgttctttttaattatccaattgtaatatatatatatatataacccaGTATAACATTCtactactttcattcatttttttaagtcttattcaattttatagcatttttgaAAGAGTATTGATTataagttgacatattccagtctgtgattatccatcaacatacattccttttaatttcattcttaataattcctaatttctgcttgtCTAACACAAACAGTAGCTAtagtttcctataaatgagatttatggaccataaattcctaaaataactgtaaaactaaagttaataagttagtttaGTGTCAAAAGAAAGAtagaggaaaaaagaaggaaaaacttaaacattgattaaaagccttaacaaaagtgttgattttcaattttgacaacaagacaaggaagacaacacaagggttaaacaatttaaacactTAATTGAATACAAAAGGCACCACTATAAAAAGTGAGTTAGAttataaagtgcagttttctacaaatgttttctttcaactatCGCTGTGAGTGTCTTTCTCAATGTGTATATCACGGCAGTTATCGCGatggcaattaaaaaaaacaatttattgtgcagccctactaggAAAAGTTTGCATTTAAATATCTGTTTGAATTCTTCAATCTTATTAATGCCATTTTTACcacagttgttttggtgccaGGACTTAGCTTGTGTTGATTCTAGTGGCCGATCTGGACTAAAGCGGTAGTGTTTTTCTATACGGTGCTTTTATTGCCCACTGTAGATTACTGAGTTAGCATTACTGGGAGGTCATATAGTcactcagacagacaaaaaatctttcatttacaataagagaagaTGTTACAGATGCATTGTGCATTTCAAGGGTTGCATACGGTCACTTAACCTTCTTTGGATGTATTGCGAGCTAAACTGGGTATCACTGTCACTTTGTCATGTGCCAAAGCAttacgatttttttttctagcaaCCAACATTATAACTTagatttatatagcacatttcatgaagcccaaggacactttacacaAGTAATGTTACAGGGGGACAAAGGAAAAGAACGTatgccaacacaaacacggtCTGAAAAGAAATATGGCTACTGACTTACAACCACATCACGCAATCTACCGTTATTTTATGAATGGAGTAGAAATATTACGTACCTAAGGGCCAAttcggggggggggttgaatcCTTTACAATCACGttattgtctccatctgttaaaAGCCCGTCCAAGATTGACTCAGGTATTTGTCCCCGTTGTCtgtcactttcccttttagctttaaCGTTATTCTtcgtttaatttccttttttctgtgacggccctgccccagtatcagccataccTACAACTTTACAAATAAATTCAAATACATTTAGGCCTGTATATAGGCCTAAGTCTCCAGCTAGCCTTTTACCTGGCCTTCATGCTAACCTAGCTTTACTGCTGCCATTAATAAATAATCGTATTTGATGAGAcaagtttcttttctttcattttaaaaatgtttaacttgagaaaaacacaaaaaaacaaagaaaagaacgGTCAATTCAGGGTCAAACTTTACCCCTTCATTTTTTGTtggaatgacacacacacatctaccaGCATTGTATTGGGGTTTACCTGTATCACA encodes:
- the lins1 gene encoding protein Lines homolog 1 isoform X1 is translated as MEHSASCRAFSTMTERFDCLTEAYTCFLMGTCPSRCVACVIFSGLVPGEDRESPRETSAELSCISLTLVEKMTFNLASRSLSPAVSSYCVRMLTVLFQDMDLMSLLVQQFQAEDQIVSHLAAKTVSTCVIYQLHTSGAVSPVWQQKCVQAFYISVPGPELDTCLWSLTEVLKRLLKGAHQEILWKLLAAFDSSLSALCSKFLSEERDKTMQCLVDLPSTSGRWGTTFCLLLDLLELLTACSVICGAGVCLESPRMTYIHSSALLRIISSSSEYFVKKRALLLLKRAVHQKAGEDLALGEVLLTGLKHKHFDSDMSVLSQSVLTAVAADWLHSVQVESSSFFGGTRSIRGEEGQKPDCVMLRAVSLLLLKSMELHIQTAGGTAGVDSATEVSGYLQSLWGFLRRCGVQLTENTHRCCWVSLLFGEQDDDMMEAAKALLSIFLHHRMCSGLDDFAVLEAACASGCNPHCHFLLLLQSISFDHSILLDFLISTETCFLEYFVRYLKYLRADWQGFTAACGRIRSLHFHLSLQQSLTASCAADTLKVTCKGESDRVKFSSCAQSEPVGRVSLAAGFHLVEYDSSDESDPENMEVSQDEPEALVCDKSTFSAFDVKQEISGPTVPIRQKQYEASEMGPHPGQVAWETLARAVVCMSELREVVTRLQTKKLFPYNPSSLLKLLAQVENCSKLSRLLHFNK
- the lins1 gene encoding protein Lines homolog 1 isoform X2 — translated: MEHSASCRAFSTMTERFDCLTEAYTCFLMGTCPSRCVACVIFSGLVPGEDRESPRETSAELSCISLTLVEKMTFNLASRSLSPAVSSYCVRMLTVLFQDMDLMSLLVQQFQAEDQIVSHLAAKTVSTCVIYQLHTSGAVSPVWQQKCVQAFYISVPGPELDTCLWSLTEVLKRLLKGAHQEILWKLLAAFDSSLSALCSKFLSEERDKTMQCLVDLPSTSGRWGTTFCLLLDLLELLTACSVICGAGVCLESPRMTYIHSSALLRIISSSSEYFVKKRALLLLKRAVHQKAGEDLALGEVLLTGLKHKHFDSDMSVLSQSVLTAVAADWLHSVQVESSSFFGGTRSIRGEEGQKPDCVMLRAVSLLLLKSMELHIQTAGGTGVDSATEVSGYLQSLWGFLRRCGVQLTENTHRCCWVSLLFGEQDDDMMEAAKALLSIFLHHRMCSGLDDFAVLEAACASGCNPHCHFLLLLQSISFDHSILLDFLISTETCFLEYFVRYLKYLRADWQGFTAACGRIRSLHFHLSLQQSLTASCAADTLKVTCKGESDRVKFSSCAQSEPVGRVSLAAGFHLVEYDSSDESDPENMEVSQDEPEALVCDKSTFSAFDVKQEISGPTVPIRQKQYEASEMGPHPGQVAWETLARAVVCMSELREVVTRLQTKKLFPYNPSSLLKLLAQVENCSKLSRLLHFNK